A part of Citrifermentans bremense genomic DNA contains:
- a CDS encoding efflux RND transporter permease subunit, giving the protein MIEKIIEYSARNRVIILMMFALIIAWGVWSVYKTPVDAIPDLSDNQVIVFTDYPGRSPQVVEDQVTYPLAVNLQGLPQVRAVRASSAFGFSMIYVIFEDKADIYWARTRVLERLNYAASLLPPGVVPTLGPDGTGVGHVFWYTLEGKGYDLEQLRTLQDWFVRYQLNTVPGVAEVASIGGFVREYQVDLDPNRLFAYNIKVSQVADAIKKSNNDVGGRLLEQADAEFLIRGRGYVKSTADLENIVVGADMRGTPIYVKNLGTVQLGGAIRRGMLDMNGEGEAVGGIVVMRYGENAKDVIDRVKEKIVSLEKGLPPGVKIMVSYDRSDLIERAIDTLKHSLIEESIVVSLVILVFLLHFQSALVIVLTLPIAVLVSFITMKLMGVSSNIMSLGGIAIAIGVLVDAGVIMVENCYRHLSEMPEEERKEKRLEVIIASAKQVGRAIFFSLAIIILSFVPVFLLEGQEGKMFHPLAFTKTFSMMGSAFIAITLVPVLMYFLMRGKMPPESSNPVSTFFIKMYSPVIRWVLKWKKTTIALNVVALAVAIPMFMSIGSEFMPPLDEGSLLYMPVTLPNISINEAKRLIQVQDTVIKSVPEVEHVLGKVGRAETSTDPAPVSMFESIIILKPKDKWRAGVTKADIVSELDSKLQQIGVRNGWTQPIINRINMLSTGVRTDLGVKIFGADLNVLKDLAVQAEGILKTVPGAADVVAERVTGGNYIDIDIDREAAARYGVNVGDVQEVISTALGGEMLSTSVEGRNRFPIRLRYMREMRSDIPSIQRILVSGMEGSQVPLSLVTKLKVSTGAPEINSEGGLLRSIVFLNVRGRDMGGFVNEAKTVLEKQLKLPPGYYVAWSGQWENQVRAKARLQMLVPAGILIIFILLFFTFHSALEASMVMLSVPFALVGGVYLVKLLGYNMSVAVWVGFIALYGIAVETGVVMVIYLHEALDKRLLKGPVTEQDIYDATFEGAVLRLRPKLMTVAVALLGLVPIMWSTGTGADVMKPIAAPMIGGMISSAVHVLIMTPVIFVLMKKRDLKKGKLKYSGMKH; this is encoded by the coding sequence ATGATTGAGAAAATCATCGAATACTCCGCCCGGAACCGCGTCATCATCCTGATGATGTTCGCCCTGATCATCGCCTGGGGCGTCTGGTCCGTCTACAAGACCCCGGTTGACGCGATCCCCGACCTTTCGGACAACCAGGTTATCGTCTTCACCGACTACCCTGGCCGTTCGCCCCAGGTGGTCGAGGACCAGGTGACCTATCCCCTGGCCGTGAACCTGCAGGGCTTACCGCAGGTCCGCGCCGTGCGCGCCTCCTCCGCCTTCGGCTTCTCCATGATCTACGTGATCTTCGAGGACAAGGCCGACATCTACTGGGCCAGGACCCGCGTTCTGGAGCGGCTCAACTACGCGGCGTCGCTGCTTCCCCCGGGGGTGGTGCCGACGCTTGGCCCCGACGGCACGGGGGTGGGGCACGTCTTCTGGTACACGCTGGAAGGAAAGGGGTACGATCTGGAGCAGTTGCGCACGTTGCAGGACTGGTTCGTCCGCTACCAGCTGAACACGGTCCCCGGCGTCGCCGAAGTCGCCTCCATCGGCGGTTTCGTGCGCGAGTACCAGGTCGACCTCGACCCGAACCGCCTTTTCGCCTACAACATCAAGGTTTCCCAGGTGGCCGACGCCATCAAGAAGTCCAATAACGACGTCGGCGGCAGACTACTGGAGCAGGCCGACGCCGAGTTTCTTATCCGCGGCCGCGGCTACGTTAAGTCGACGGCGGATCTAGAGAACATCGTGGTCGGCGCCGATATGCGCGGTACCCCGATCTACGTGAAGAACCTCGGCACCGTCCAGCTTGGAGGCGCCATCCGCCGCGGCATGCTCGACATGAACGGCGAGGGGGAGGCGGTCGGCGGCATCGTGGTCATGCGCTACGGCGAGAACGCGAAGGACGTCATCGACCGGGTGAAGGAGAAGATCGTATCGCTGGAGAAAGGGCTTCCCCCCGGCGTGAAGATCATGGTCTCCTACGACCGCAGCGACCTGATCGAGCGCGCCATCGACACGCTGAAGCACTCGCTCATCGAGGAATCCATCGTGGTGTCTCTGGTGATCCTCGTCTTCCTGCTCCACTTCCAGAGCGCGCTGGTCATCGTGCTGACCCTTCCCATCGCGGTGCTGGTCTCGTTCATCACCATGAAACTCATGGGGGTCTCCTCCAACATCATGTCCCTTGGTGGCATCGCCATCGCCATCGGCGTCCTGGTCGATGCAGGCGTCATCATGGTCGAGAACTGCTACCGCCACCTCTCCGAGATGCCGGAGGAGGAACGCAAGGAAAAGCGCCTGGAGGTGATCATCGCCTCGGCCAAGCAGGTGGGGCGCGCCATCTTTTTCTCGCTTGCGATCATCATCCTCTCCTTCGTGCCGGTGTTCCTGCTGGAAGGGCAGGAAGGAAAGATGTTCCACCCGCTCGCCTTCACCAAGACCTTCTCCATGATGGGCTCGGCCTTCATCGCCATCACGCTGGTGCCGGTGCTCATGTACTTCCTGATGCGCGGGAAGATGCCGCCGGAGAGCTCGAACCCGGTCTCAACCTTCTTCATCAAGATGTATTCGCCGGTGATCAGGTGGGTGCTCAAGTGGAAAAAGACCACCATCGCGCTGAACGTCGTGGCGCTCGCCGTAGCCATCCCCATGTTCATGAGTATCGGCAGCGAGTTCATGCCCCCGCTGGACGAGGGATCGCTCCTCTACATGCCGGTGACGCTCCCCAACATCTCCATCAACGAGGCGAAAAGGCTGATCCAGGTGCAGGACACGGTGATCAAGAGCGTTCCCGAGGTGGAGCACGTGCTTGGGAAGGTGGGGCGCGCCGAGACCTCCACCGACCCGGCTCCGGTCTCCATGTTCGAGAGCATCATCATCCTGAAGCCCAAGGATAAGTGGCGTGCAGGGGTGACCAAGGCGGACATCGTCTCGGAGCTTGACTCGAAACTGCAGCAGATAGGGGTCAGAAACGGCTGGACCCAGCCAATCATCAACAGGATCAACATGCTCTCCACGGGCGTTCGTACCGACTTGGGCGTCAAGATCTTCGGGGCGGACCTGAACGTACTGAAAGACCTGGCGGTGCAGGCCGAGGGGATACTGAAGACTGTCCCGGGTGCCGCCGACGTCGTGGCGGAGCGCGTCACCGGCGGCAATTACATCGACATCGACATCGACCGCGAGGCCGCCGCACGTTACGGGGTGAACGTCGGCGACGTCCAAGAGGTGATCTCTACGGCCCTCGGAGGAGAGATGCTCTCCACCTCCGTCGAGGGGCGCAACCGCTTCCCGATCCGGCTCCGCTACATGCGGGAGATGCGCAGCGACATTCCGTCCATCCAGCGCATCCTGGTCTCCGGCATGGAGGGGTCACAGGTGCCGTTGTCGCTGGTGACGAAGCTAAAGGTCTCCACCGGTGCGCCGGAGATCAACAGCGAGGGAGGGTTGCTCCGCTCCATCGTCTTCCTGAACGTCAGAGGACGCGACATGGGAGGCTTCGTGAACGAGGCGAAGACCGTGCTGGAGAAGCAGCTGAAGCTACCCCCGGGGTACTACGTCGCCTGGTCGGGGCAGTGGGAGAACCAGGTGCGGGCCAAGGCGCGCCTCCAGATGCTGGTGCCGGCGGGGATCCTGATCATTTTCATCCTGCTCTTTTTCACCTTCCATTCGGCGCTGGAAGCGAGCATGGTCATGCTCTCCGTTCCTTTCGCGCTCGTGGGGGGCGTCTACCTGGTCAAGCTTTTGGGCTACAATATGTCCGTCGCGGTCTGGGTCGGGTTCATCGCCCTCTACGGGATCGCGGTGGAGACGGGGGTGGTCATGGTCATCTACCTGCACGAGGCGCTGGACAAGAGGCTTTTAAAGGGGCCGGTCACCGAGCAGGATATCTATGACGCCACCTTCGAGGGGGCGGTGCTGAGGCTCAGGCCGAAGCTTATGACCGTCGCTGTCGCGCTTTTGGGCCTGGTTCCGATCATGTGGTCCACCGGCACCGGCGCCGACGTGATGAAACCCATTGCCGCGCCCATGATAGGGGGTATGATCTCCTCGGCGGTCCACGTGCTCATCATGACCCCGGTCATCTTCGTTCTGATGAAGAAACGCGACCTGAAGAAAGGGAAGCTGAAGTACTCCGGGATGAA
- a CDS encoding efflux RND transporter periplasmic adaptor subunit has translation MKRSVKVAIPIVVILVAAVVGGGYYLAQKKTPAQAKDKAAQGPVLYTCAMHPFIIKDKPGTCPICGMQLIKKVEGAQASAQEQKMLGHVSLSPTQAVMANVATVPAEFAPLSKEINAVGIVQYDQSKQAKVTAWVAGRIDRLLVNTVGAYVSKGRPVAEVYSPDLVAAQQEYLLALKSRDQFQKSSIQAISQGGEGLVSSARQRLKLLGVKDNQIAGLERAGHPNIKLPIYTPLSGVVIEKIVQEGQYVNMGDPLFSVADLSSVWVEVEVYENEFAFVKMGQRVEIVSQSYPGKAFSGRVSFIYPFLDPKTRTVKVRVDLPNPGLKLKPDMFVNAQIKAPLGNALVVPVTALMDTGKRQVVWVESQPGMFEPRDVQVGARSGDKVQILSGLKQGDKVAASGGYLIDSESQLSAGSGGGGHEGHAGGATAPAAPGAGAPAAPKKGGAINMDDMKM, from the coding sequence ATGAAACGAAGTGTCAAGGTTGCAATCCCGATTGTCGTCATCCTGGTGGCCGCCGTTGTCGGCGGCGGCTATTACCTGGCACAGAAGAAAACTCCGGCCCAGGCTAAAGACAAGGCGGCACAGGGTCCGGTGCTTTACACCTGCGCGATGCACCCCTTCATCATCAAGGACAAGCCAGGCACCTGCCCCATCTGCGGCATGCAGCTTATCAAGAAGGTAGAGGGAGCCCAGGCGAGCGCCCAGGAGCAGAAGATGCTGGGGCACGTCTCGCTCTCTCCGACCCAGGCAGTCATGGCCAACGTGGCGACCGTCCCCGCCGAGTTTGCACCTCTTTCTAAGGAGATCAACGCGGTCGGCATCGTGCAGTACGACCAGTCCAAGCAGGCGAAGGTGACGGCATGGGTTGCGGGGCGGATCGACAGGCTCCTGGTTAACACCGTAGGCGCCTACGTTTCCAAGGGGCGTCCAGTCGCAGAGGTCTATTCCCCCGACCTGGTCGCCGCTCAGCAGGAGTACCTCCTCGCACTGAAGAGCCGCGATCAGTTCCAGAAATCCTCGATACAGGCGATCTCGCAGGGTGGCGAGGGGCTCGTCTCCTCCGCGCGCCAGAGGCTTAAGCTCCTGGGAGTGAAGGACAACCAGATCGCAGGGCTGGAAAGGGCCGGGCATCCCAACATAAAGCTCCCCATCTACACCCCTCTCTCAGGTGTGGTGATCGAAAAGATAGTCCAGGAAGGGCAGTACGTGAACATGGGGGACCCGCTTTTCAGTGTCGCCGATCTCTCCAGCGTCTGGGTCGAGGTCGAGGTGTACGAGAACGAGTTCGCTTTCGTGAAGATGGGGCAGAGGGTCGAGATCGTTTCCCAGTCGTATCCCGGCAAGGCCTTCTCCGGGCGGGTCAGCTTCATCTACCCCTTCCTCGATCCCAAGACCCGTACCGTGAAGGTGAGGGTGGATCTCCCCAACCCCGGCTTGAAGCTCAAGCCCGACATGTTCGTCAACGCCCAGATCAAGGCGCCGCTTGGCAACGCGCTGGTGGTACCGGTGACCGCGCTGATGGACACGGGCAAGCGGCAGGTGGTCTGGGTGGAATCGCAGCCGGGGATGTTCGAGCCGCGCGACGTGCAGGTGGGAGCGCGCTCCGGGGACAAGGTGCAGATCCTATCCGGTCTGAAGCAGGGGGACAAGGTGGCTGCTTCCGGCGGCTACCTGATCGACTCCGAGTCGCAGCTCTCAGCGGGGAGCGGCGGTGGCGGCCACGAGGGGCACGCAGGAGGGGCCACCGCCCCTGCCGCCCCGGGAGCCGGAGCACCTGCCGCACCCAAGAAGGGTGGCGCCATTAACATGGATGATATGAAGATGTAG
- a CDS encoding TolC family protein, translating into MKHRLLSFYLLLALILPVATTYAEPAPPAENLSSLIENALANNPELKSSAARWQMYRSRAAQAGALEDPMLMFKIQNGIVTDPLSFTADSMTQKVIGISQQLPFAGKRKLKEEIASKEAETYRWSIEERKLELTRMVKEAYYQIYFTDKSLGILEKNIKIIDDFITLAQTKYSVGQGAQQDIYKALLERSRMLDMQITLEQQRRSLEANLNSLLNRSQSTPVGRIADFKLTPLDQTPEQLWEVAEANRPQLKALRAQIEKGRAGHELARKESYPDFNVSFEYMQRQKAMGSDGSDMYSLGVTFNLPIQKERRQAMVAESSSEVTMAGEELAGVKNTITSGIADLLAQLERRKKLVDLYSSGIIPQASESLESAVIGYRVNKVDFLTLLDNRVTLFNYEREYYDSMADYQMKLAQLEALIGKEL; encoded by the coding sequence ATGAAACATCGGCTTTTATCGTTTTACTTGTTGCTGGCTCTCATTCTCCCGGTCGCAACGACTTATGCCGAGCCTGCTCCCCCCGCAGAAAACCTATCCTCTCTCATCGAAAACGCGCTTGCCAACAACCCGGAGCTGAAGTCCTCCGCCGCGCGCTGGCAGATGTACCGGAGCCGCGCGGCCCAGGCGGGCGCGCTGGAAGACCCGATGCTCATGTTCAAGATCCAGAACGGCATCGTCACCGACCCTCTTAGTTTCACTGCGGACAGCATGACCCAAAAGGTGATCGGCATCAGCCAGCAACTCCCCTTCGCGGGCAAGAGGAAGCTTAAAGAGGAGATCGCGTCCAAAGAGGCCGAGACCTACCGCTGGAGCATCGAGGAGCGCAAGCTCGAACTGACCCGGATGGTGAAGGAGGCCTACTACCAGATCTACTTCACCGACAAATCCTTGGGCATTCTCGAGAAAAACATCAAGATCATAGACGATTTCATCACGCTGGCGCAGACCAAGTACTCGGTAGGACAGGGGGCGCAGCAGGACATTTACAAGGCGCTTTTGGAGCGCTCGCGCATGCTGGACATGCAGATCACTCTGGAACAGCAGAGAAGAAGCCTGGAGGCAAACCTTAACTCCCTGTTGAACCGGTCGCAGTCAACGCCTGTAGGTCGCATAGCAGACTTCAAGCTGACCCCGCTCGACCAGACCCCCGAACAGCTTTGGGAAGTAGCCGAAGCGAACCGGCCGCAGCTCAAGGCGCTCAGGGCCCAGATCGAAAAGGGAAGGGCGGGGCACGAACTGGCCCGCAAGGAATCCTACCCCGACTTCAACGTCTCCTTCGAATACATGCAGCGGCAAAAGGCCATGGGAAGCGACGGCTCCGACATGTACTCCCTGGGGGTCACCTTCAACCTCCCGATCCAGAAGGAGCGGCGCCAGGCGATGGTGGCTGAGTCCTCCTCAGAGGTGACCATGGCCGGGGAGGAACTGGCCGGAGTGAAGAACACCATTACTTCGGGCATAGCTGACCTCCTGGCGCAGCTGGAGCGGCGCAAGAAGCTGGTCGACCTCTACAGCTCCGGAATCATACCGCAGGCGTCCGAGTCATTGGAATCAGCCGTCATTGGCTACCGGGTCAACAAGGTCGACTTCCTGACCTTGCTCGACAACCGGGTCACCCTGTTCAACTACGAGCGTGAGTACTACGACTCGATGGCCGACTACCAGATGAAGCTGGCGCAGCTTGAGGCGCTGATCGGCAAGGAACTCTAA
- a CDS encoding ABC transporter ATP-binding protein, translating into MALIEIKDVKKQYQTGSDMVEALRGVNISIEAGEFITIMGQSGSGKSTLLSVLGGMNHPTSGDVEMAGVKLYQLPSEKLADFRAQNLGFVFQSFHLIQYLTALENVMLPLAIVKMSTAAKKDAARKALERVGLGGKTDRLPNQLSGGEQERVAIARAIVNNPHILLADEPTGNLDSKTSEEVMALFRQLNEAGQTVVMVTHNPENGAYSDRTISLRDGLISA; encoded by the coding sequence ATGGCACTCATTGAAATCAAGGATGTGAAGAAGCAGTACCAGACCGGCTCGGATATGGTCGAGGCCCTGCGCGGCGTCAACATCAGCATCGAGGCGGGGGAGTTCATCACCATCATGGGGCAGTCCGGCTCCGGCAAGAGCACGCTCCTTTCGGTTCTCGGGGGGATGAACCATCCCACCAGCGGCGACGTGGAGATGGCGGGGGTGAAGCTCTACCAGCTTCCCAGCGAGAAGCTGGCCGATTTCAGGGCGCAGAACCTGGGTTTCGTCTTCCAGTCCTTCCACCTGATCCAGTACCTGACCGCGCTGGAGAACGTGATGCTTCCCCTGGCCATAGTCAAGATGAGCACTGCCGCCAAGAAAGATGCCGCCAGGAAGGCCCTGGAACGTGTGGGGCTCGGAGGAAAGACCGACCGGCTCCCGAACCAGCTCTCCGGCGGCGAGCAGGAGCGCGTGGCCATCGCCCGCGCCATAGTGAACAACCCGCACATCCTGCTGGCGGACGAGCCCACGGGCAACCTGGACTCCAAAACAAGCGAGGAAGTCATGGCGCTCTTTAGGCAACTGAATGAGGCGGGGCAGACCGTCGTCATGGTAACTCATAATCCGGAAAACGGCGCATACTCCGACAGGACCATAAGCTTGAGAGACGGCCTGATCAGCGCATAA
- a CDS encoding ABC transporter permease: protein MKLHTISINNLKRRKAKMAFLTIGLMVGIATIVTLVTLTSSMSTDIERKMDEFGANILVTPQSNGLSMNYGGISLGGVTFDQREIKEEDLAQIRNIKNNKNISAISPKVLGGIKVGSHDVLLVGVDFASELKMKQWWQIFGDAPKGDHELLLGSDASNVLNASSGDSIQIKGETFKVAGVLNQTGSQDDSLVFVSLPKAQKLLGKEGKITMAEVAALCSGCPIGDMVTQIAEKLPDTKVSAIQQVVEGRLKALDHFKRFSYAMAAVVVFIGSLIVFVTMMGSVNERTTEIGVFRAIGFRKSHIMRIILLEAALVSLLAGLLGYAAGMGGAKLALPFMAETKNAHLVWDSTVAFGSVALAILLGIVASLYPALHASKMDPTEALRAL from the coding sequence ATGAAACTGCACACGATTTCCATCAACAATCTGAAGCGCCGCAAGGCCAAGATGGCTTTCCTCACCATCGGCCTCATGGTCGGGATCGCCACCATCGTCACCCTGGTGACCCTGACCAGTTCCATGTCCACCGACATCGAAAGGAAGATGGACGAGTTCGGCGCGAACATCCTGGTCACCCCCCAGAGCAACGGCCTCTCCATGAACTACGGTGGCATAAGCCTGGGCGGGGTCACCTTCGACCAGCGCGAGATCAAGGAAGAAGACCTGGCCCAGATCCGCAACATCAAGAACAACAAGAACATCTCGGCCATCTCCCCCAAGGTTTTGGGCGGGATCAAGGTCGGCAGTCACGACGTCCTTCTGGTCGGCGTAGACTTCGCCAGCGAACTGAAGATGAAGCAGTGGTGGCAGATCTTCGGCGACGCGCCCAAAGGGGACCACGAGCTCCTTCTAGGAAGCGACGCATCCAACGTCCTCAACGCCAGCTCGGGCGACAGCATCCAGATCAAGGGGGAAACCTTCAAGGTCGCTGGCGTGCTGAACCAGACCGGTTCCCAGGACGACTCACTGGTCTTCGTCTCGCTCCCCAAGGCCCAGAAACTCCTCGGCAAGGAAGGTAAGATCACCATGGCCGAGGTGGCCGCCCTCTGCTCGGGGTGCCCCATCGGCGACATGGTGACCCAGATCGCCGAGAAACTCCCGGACACCAAGGTCTCTGCCATCCAGCAGGTGGTCGAAGGGCGGCTGAAGGCGCTGGACCACTTCAAGCGCTTCTCCTACGCCATGGCCGCGGTCGTCGTCTTCATCGGTTCGCTCATCGTCTTCGTCACCATGATGGGGAGCGTCAACGAGCGCACCACCGAGATCGGCGTTTTCCGCGCCATCGGTTTCCGCAAAAGCCACATCATGCGCATCATCCTCCTGGAGGCCGCGCTGGTGAGCCTTCTGGCCGGCCTGTTGGGCTACGCCGCCGGGATGGGCGGGGCGAAGCTCGCGCTCCCCTTCATGGCGGAAACCAAAAACGCCCACCTGGTCTGGGACAGTACCGTCGCCTTCGGCTCGGTCGCACTGGCCATCCTGCTCGGCATTGTGGCGAGCCTTTACCCCGCGCTCCACGCCAGCAAGATGGACCCGACCGAGGCCCTCAGGGCTCTTTAA
- a CDS encoding heavy metal-binding domain-containing protein, with product MDLTQITVTIAGAALIALNLWFFFGKKEAGHAVAKEKGGIYACPMHPWITSNDPTADCSICGMKLVKSDEVRK from the coding sequence ATGGACCTGACCCAGATCACAGTCACCATCGCCGGTGCGGCGCTTATAGCGCTCAACCTCTGGTTCTTTTTCGGCAAGAAGGAAGCCGGCCACGCGGTCGCCAAAGAAAAGGGTGGGATCTACGCCTGCCCGATGCATCCCTGGATCACCAGCAACGACCCTACCGCCGATTGCTCCATCTGCGGCATGAAGCTGGTTAAAAGCGACGAGGTCCGGAAGTAA
- a CDS encoding heavy metal translocating P-type ATPase, producing MSGNNLLRDPVCGMDVPEDSPHNATHAGTSYKFCSAGCKQKFEANPKSFLFSATPSAAEGSSAAPAAPERAEQCEFPLLGMNCAGCAGRIEKTLSSTAGVARAAVNFATTRATVKYDPQVTNPQALKQVVRDMGYDVLEAGSGGTETDEAELLEAQSKVHEEQYRKNRGKFVIALALTIPVAILAMAGHVVPALADALNFPGRAFVELALTTPVLFWAGREFFTGAWSAAKHRVADMNTLVALGTLSAYLFSLVATVAPQWLSARTAAAGHGHDGAVGVYYEVAAIIVTLILMGRLLEARAKSKTSGAIHALIGLQPKLARVLRDGKEEDIPIAEVQLGDTILVRPGEKVPVDGELIEGSSTVDESMLTGEPLPVRKNEGDTVIGATLNKTGSFRMRATRIGKDTVLQQIVRLVQQAQGTKAPIQRLADLIASYFVPVVISLAIATFVVWFDISPPETRLNMAVLTFVSVLIIACPCALGLATPTAIMVGTGRGAQAGILIKGGEALETAHKLTTIVLDKTGTITRGIPSVTDIETQGYERQALMQLAAAAEAGSEHPLGEAIVRYADENGLSRLAARDFNAIPGHGIEATVDGKRVVIGTALLLEKEGIAADQAAAHRLADQAKTPIFVAIDGAYAGVIAIADPIKESSAAAVKRLHDLGLEVIMLTGDNRRTADSIARQVGVDRVVAEVLPDAKGEEIKKLQAQGKVVAMVGDGINDAPALAQADVGIAMGSGTDVAIEAADITLVRGDLNGVISSIALSRATIANIKQNLFFAFVYNIMGIPIAAGILYPMTGWLLSPIIASLAMALSSVSVVTNALRLRGFTIERG from the coding sequence ATGTCGGGAAACAATCTTTTACGGGATCCGGTCTGCGGCATGGATGTGCCGGAAGACTCGCCCCACAACGCGACCCATGCCGGGACCAGCTACAAGTTCTGCTCCGCCGGGTGCAAGCAAAAGTTCGAGGCAAACCCGAAGAGCTTCCTTTTTAGTGCAACGCCGTCCGCCGCTGAAGGCTCTTCAGCCGCGCCCGCCGCGCCGGAGCGCGCCGAGCAGTGCGAGTTTCCCCTTTTGGGGATGAACTGCGCCGGATGCGCGGGCCGCATTGAGAAGACGCTTTCCAGCACCGCCGGCGTCGCCAGGGCCGCGGTCAACTTCGCCACCACCCGCGCCACGGTGAAATATGACCCGCAGGTGACGAACCCGCAGGCGCTCAAGCAGGTGGTGCGCGACATGGGGTACGACGTCCTCGAAGCGGGAAGCGGCGGGACCGAGACCGACGAGGCCGAGCTTTTGGAAGCGCAGTCCAAGGTGCACGAGGAGCAGTACCGGAAAAACCGCGGCAAGTTCGTTATCGCCCTGGCTCTCACCATACCGGTGGCAATTCTGGCCATGGCCGGGCACGTGGTCCCCGCGCTGGCCGACGCCCTCAATTTCCCAGGCCGGGCCTTTGTGGAACTCGCGCTTACCACGCCGGTCCTTTTCTGGGCCGGACGGGAGTTCTTCACCGGCGCCTGGAGCGCGGCGAAGCACCGCGTCGCGGACATGAACACCCTGGTGGCGCTCGGGACGCTCTCCGCCTATCTCTTCAGCCTCGTTGCCACAGTCGCGCCGCAATGGCTCTCGGCAAGGACCGCAGCTGCGGGGCACGGGCATGATGGAGCCGTCGGCGTCTACTATGAGGTCGCCGCTATCATCGTCACCCTCATCCTCATGGGACGACTTCTGGAGGCCCGCGCCAAAAGCAAGACCAGCGGCGCGATCCACGCCCTGATAGGTTTGCAGCCCAAGCTCGCGCGGGTGCTGCGCGACGGCAAGGAAGAGGACATCCCCATAGCCGAGGTGCAGTTGGGAGACACCATCCTGGTTCGGCCGGGCGAGAAGGTGCCCGTGGACGGCGAGCTGATCGAGGGAAGTTCCACGGTCGACGAGAGCATGCTGACCGGTGAACCGCTCCCGGTGCGTAAAAACGAGGGGGATACCGTCATCGGCGCGACCCTCAACAAGACCGGATCTTTCCGCATGCGCGCCACCAGGATCGGCAAGGACACGGTGCTGCAGCAGATCGTAAGGCTGGTGCAGCAGGCCCAGGGAACCAAGGCCCCAATCCAGCGGCTCGCGGACCTTATCGCGAGCTACTTCGTCCCGGTGGTCATCTCGCTTGCCATCGCCACCTTCGTGGTCTGGTTCGACATCTCGCCGCCCGAAACCCGGCTCAACATGGCGGTCCTGACCTTCGTCTCGGTGCTGATCATCGCCTGCCCCTGCGCGCTCGGGCTCGCCACGCCGACCGCCATCATGGTCGGCACAGGGCGCGGCGCCCAGGCGGGCATCCTCATCAAGGGAGGTGAGGCGCTGGAAACGGCGCACAAGCTCACCACCATAGTCCTCGACAAGACCGGCACCATAACCCGTGGCATCCCCTCGGTTACGGACATAGAGACGCAAGGCTATGAGCGCCAGGCGCTGATGCAGCTGGCGGCGGCTGCGGAGGCCGGAAGCGAGCACCCGCTGGGTGAGGCGATCGTGCGCTACGCGGACGAGAACGGCCTTTCGCGCCTTGCCGCCCGCGACTTCAACGCCATCCCCGGCCACGGCATCGAGGCAACCGTGGACGGCAAGAGGGTAGTGATCGGCACCGCGCTGCTTCTTGAAAAAGAGGGAATCGCCGCGGACCAGGCGGCCGCCCACCGCCTTGCGGACCAGGCGAAGACCCCGATTTTCGTGGCGATCGACGGCGCCTATGCCGGTGTCATCGCCATCGCCGACCCGATCAAGGAAAGCTCGGCCGCCGCGGTAAAAAGGCTGCACGACCTGGGGCTCGAAGTGATCATGCTCACCGGAGACAACCGGCGCACCGCCGACTCCATCGCGCGGCAGGTGGGTGTGGACCGGGTGGTAGCCGAAGTGCTCCCGGACGCCAAGGGTGAGGAGATCAAGAAACTGCAGGCGCAGGGGAAGGTGGTCGCGATGGTGGGCGACGGCATCAACGACGCGCCTGCTCTCGCCCAGGCGGACGTGGGAATCGCCATGGGGAGCGGAACCGACGTCGCCATCGAAGCGGCCGACATAACGCTCGTGCGCGGCGACCTGAACGGCGTCATCTCCAGCATCGCGCTTTCCAGGGCCACCATCGCCAACATAAAGCAGAACCTCTTCTTCGCCTTCGTCTACAACATCATGGGGATCCCCATCGCTGCGGGCATCCTTTACCCGATGACCGGCTGGCTCTTGAGCCCGATCATCGCCTCGCTCGCCATGGCGCTCTCCTCGGTCAGCGTCGTAACCAACGCCCTGCGCTTGCGCGGGTTCACCATAGAAAGGGGGTAG
- a CDS encoding metal-sensitive transcriptional regulator, with amino-acid sequence MTQSPKNKMTTRVKRIAGQVAGIERMLEEKRYCVDILNQISAVRSALDALGVELLTRHLENCVLGHGTDSQHELAKPMSQQQLLDEVKTALSRFLK; translated from the coding sequence ATGACACAGTCGCCCAAGAACAAGATGACCACGCGCGTGAAGCGCATCGCCGGGCAGGTGGCCGGCATCGAGCGGATGCTGGAGGAGAAGCGCTACTGCGTCGACATACTGAACCAGATCTCGGCCGTGCGCTCGGCCCTGGACGCCCTCGGGGTTGAACTGCTGACCAGGCACCTGGAGAACTGCGTACTGGGACACGGGACCGACAGCCAGCATGAATTGGCCAAGCCGATGTCGCAGCAGCAACTCCTGGACGAGGTGAAGACAGCGCTGTCGCGCTTTTTGAAGTGA